From the Plasmodium vivax chromosome 5, whole genome shotgun sequence genome, one window contains:
- a CDS encoding hypothetical protein, conserved (encoded by transcript PVX_090170A): protein MALTTDYSKLGELIHQSPESPSLYNQAKYHTQKQNDSFYEIKRFMCLGSTIPDDAQYSVDLLIDRGDKKCRDVLAESFRVEGYKYATTNNDDNVRFAKLFFDHYANMFYCMHLHGDDRKCNSLFRHFYEAVGKQTR from the coding sequence atggcGCTGACCACGGACTACTCCAAGCTGGGCGAGCTGATCCACCAGTCGCCCGAGTCGCCCTCGCTCTACAACCAAGCCAAGTACCACACGCAGAAGCAAAATGACTCCTTCTACGAGATAAAGCGATTCATGTGTTTGGGAAGCACCATCCCCGACGATGCCCAGTACAGCGTGGACCTCTTAATCGACCGAGGAgacaaaaaatgtagagacGTTCTCGCGGAGTCCTTCAGGGTGGAGGGATACAAGTACGCCACCACGAACAACGACGATAACGTCAGGTTCGCCAAGCTGTTCTTTGACCACTACGCTAACATGTTTTACTGCATGCACCTGCACGGCGACGACAGGAAGTGCAACTCCCTCTTCAGGCACTTTTACGAGGCGGTGGGGAAGCAGACGCGCTAA
- a CDS encoding eukaryotic initiation factor, putative (encoded by transcript PVX_090175A) yields MEESYKSSEKHEICTSFENIGIDEGLLRGIYAYGFEKPSAIQQRGIKPILSGRDVILQSQSGTGKTCVFAVGALNCVNRNLSETQVIILSPTRELAEQTQKVCLALADYIHVTIYCCIGGKKMSDDIKALSNGVHIISGTPGRIYHMLNLRHLKCKYIKQLVIDEADEMLNKGFKEQVYDIYRFLSPNTQIVLSSATLPQEVLEITNKFMHRPVKILVKRDELTLEGIKQFFVSIEKEQWKYETLADLYESLTITQAVVFCNTKLKVDWLTKKMQEANFTVCKMHAGMSQSERDDIMLKFRQCKFRVLISTDIWGRGLDVQEVSLVVNYDLPNSRESYIHRIGRSGRFGRKGVAINFVKNDDIKILRDIEQYYSTQIDEMPMNITELL; encoded by the coding sequence atggaggagagCTACAAAAGCTCGGAGAAGCACGAAATATGCACGAGCTTCGAAAACATAGGAATTGACGAGGGGCTGCTGAGGGGGATCTACGCGTACGGATTTGAAAAGCCGTCGGCCATCCAGCAGAGGGGCATCAAACCGATTCTTAGCGGGAGAGATGTCATTCTGCAGAGCCAAAGTGGGACTGGAAAAACGTGCGTCTTTGCCGTGGGCGCGCTGAACTGCGTTAATAGGAATTTGAGCGAAACGCAGGTGATTATCCTGTCGCCTACGAGGGAGCTGGCAGAGCAGACGCAGAAGGTTTGTCTCGCCTTGGCAGATTACATCCACGTAACTATATACTGTTGCataggggggaagaaaatgagcGACGATATAAAGGCGTTAAGCAATGGAGTGCATATCATTAGTGGGACCCCAGGGAGAATATACCACATGCTAAATTTGAGGCACttgaaatgtaaatatataaaacagcTGGTGATTGACGAGGCAGATGAAATGCTAAACAAAGGGTTCAAAGAACAGGTCTATGACATCTACCGTTTCTTGTCTCCCAACACGCAGATCGTCCTCTCGTCAGCCACCCTCCCACAGGAGGTATTAGAAATCACAAACAAGTTTATGCATAGGCCGGTGAAAATATTAGTAAAGAGAGACGAACTGACTTTGGAGGGAATCAAACAGTTCTTTGTTTCAATAGAAAAGGAGCAGTGGAAATATGAAACGTTAGCAGATCTGTATGAGAGTTTGACCATCACACAGGCTGTTGTGTTTTGCAACACCAAATTGAAGGTTGACTGGCTCACGAAGAAGATGCAGGAGGCTAACTTCACCGTTTGTAAAATGCACGCAGGGATGAGTCAAAGTGAAAGAGACGATATTATGCTCAAATTTAGGCAGTGCAAATTCCGCGTACTTATATCTACAGACATTTGGGGAAGGGGGCTCGACGTACAGGAGGTCTCCCTCGTCGTTAACTATGACCTGCCCAACTCTCGAGAGAGCTACATCCACCGCATCGGGCGCAGTGGCCGCTTTGGCCGCAAGGGCGTCGCcatcaattttgtgaaaaacgACGACATAAAGATTCTGCGGGACATCGAGCAGTACTACTCCACGCAGATCGACGAGATGCCCATGAACATCACGGAGTTGCTCTGA
- a CDS encoding hypothetical protein, conserved (encoded by transcript PVX_090180A): MWPHRFIPPSRIKGRTKASRLYAEGKVIYGLKEDKDFSVYAHFCYSRGRWEKGKKGVFIVTNFYIPNAKLLILEQTEQEMHSYVDGKNGNTCADLEKKALFLHPFDDIPPGDLKDSYFVYEGDVGDHLKGTQLSFVLLACGRQVKNAYKIEFRNNTHFLRNHFSCEEQGLIEIHLLLVVILGVLSLAYRAKQESLSRAHGALKEALHMAVIFFALSNICYLIHIFSFAFNGIGFTSLKVFSQINESIYDCLMLTIIFYIMGCTIDKERRREDTFRTSLTYGVLKFLYLLVEMQNQQELNLYASLHSVVALPFVAYRVVTAAMIYRNCKRLLMEKTPGEETFFILLQMFLYNLWILAIPAYYLLMSQASVHFTHLYVHFSNLLILIYLVHVVSEKKYEAMESRHPYLDMK; the protein is encoded by the exons ATGTGGCCACACAGGTTTATCCCCCCCTCGCGTATTAAAGGAAGAACGAAGGCAAGCCGCCTCTACGCAGAGGGGAAGGTCATATACGGGTTGAAGGAGGACAAGGACTTCAGTGTGTACGCTCACTTCTGCTACAGTAGGGGTCGgtgggaaaaggggaagaagggggtgTTCATTGTTACGAACTTTTATATCCCCAATGCGAAGCTGTTAATTTTGGAGCAGACGGAGCAGGAGATGCACAGCTATGTGGATGGGAAGAACGGAAACACGTGTGCCGATTTGGAGAAGAAGGCTTTGTTTCTGCACCCCTTTGATGACATCCCCCCGGGGGATTTAAAAGACTCCTATTTTGTTTATGAGGGGGACGTTGGTGACCATCTGAAGGGCACCCAGTTGAGCTTCGTCCTGCTGGCCTGTGGGCGCCAAGTGAAGAACGCCTATAAAATTGAATTCAGGAACAACACGCACTTTTTGAGGAACCACTTTTCTTGCGAGGAGCAGG ggctGATCGAGATCCACCTCCTCCTGGTGGTCATCCTAGGCGTCCTCTCCCTCGCGTACAGAGCGAAGCAGGAGTCGTTAAGCCGAGCGCACGGCGCCCTGAAGGAGGCCCTCCACATGGCAGTGATCTTTTTTGCCCTCTCCAATATATGCTACCTTATACATATCTTTTCTTTCGCTTTCAACGGAATAGGGTTCACCTCACTGAAGGTGTTCAGCCAGATAAATGAATCCATTTACGACTGCCTCATGCTGaccatcattttttacattatggGTTGTACCATCGATAAGGAGAGACGGAGGGAAGACACCTTCCGAACGTCGCTCACCTATGGCGTCCTCAAATTTTTGTACCTTCTGGTCGAAATGCAAAACCAGCAGGAGTTGAATCTCTACGCATCGTTGCACTCAG TTGTGGCTCTACCGTTTGTGGCTTACCGGGTGGTCACAGCAG CAATGATTTACCGAAACTGCAAGCGACTGCTGATGGAGAAGACCCCGGGGGAGGAGACCTTCTTCATCCTGCTCCAAATGTTTCT ATACAACCTCTGGATTTTGGCCATCCCCGCGTACTACCTGTTGATGAGCCAAGCTtcggt CCATTTTACCCACCTGTACGTGCACTTCTCGaaccttttaattttgataT ATTTGGTGCACGTCGTTTCGGAGAAGAAGTACGAAGCCATGGAATCCAGGCACCCCTACTTGGATATGAAGTGA
- a CDS encoding hypothetical protein, conserved (encoded by transcript PVX_090185A): MYYVKKYEHKLLSETLRFLGFTVKWGIHENGYWLTNLNYSFDYMLSNLVIKYLKEKKVKSVIDVGCGYGHYVNELNFHKIRAVGVDGNFKLVNLLKNEDIFPLDATNEYFVAEILNRVNDSNRKEHAKEDRCLDVNRAIKKAAEIGRGVLHFDYVLCLNVGEYIPKKKEETFLKNLDRLNSRGIILSWDIPNTFNTGTINEKREEEILDLFLNAYNYTYDEKSSALFRKNCRNDALKNCIYIFEKRKG, from the exons atgtattatgtGAAAAAGTATGAACATAAGCTGCTGAGCGAAACGTTACGCTTTTTAGGCTTTACAGTAAAGTGGGGGATTCACGAAAATGGCTACTGGCTGACTAACCTGAATTATTCCTTCGACTATATGTTGTCCAATTTagtgataaaatatttaaaggaaaaga aagTCAAATCGGTTATAGACGTAGGGTGTGGCTACGGGCACTACGTCAACGAATTAAATTTCCACAAAATAAGGGCAGTGGGCGTTGACGGGAATTTTAAGCTGGTCAATCTTCTCAAAAATg AGGACATCTTCCCACTGGACGCCACGAATGAATACTTCGTAGCGGAAATACTGAACAGGGTTAACGACTCGAATAGGAAGGAGCATGCGAAGGAGGACAGATGCTTGGACGTGAACAGAGCCATAAAAAAGGCCGCAGAAATTGGCAGGGGCGTTCTCCACTTTGACTACGTATTATGCTTGAACGTGGGGGAGTACATCCCCAAG aaaaaagaagaaacttTCCTCAAAAACTTGGACAGACTAAACAGCAggggaattattttatcgTGGGACATTCCGAACACCTTCAACACGGGGACgataaatgaaaagagggaggaggaaattCTTGACCTTTTTTTGAACGCTTATAATTACACCTATGATGAAAAGAGCAGTGCGCTCTTCCGGAAAAACTGCAGGAACGATGCCCTCAAAAattgcatatacatttttgagAAGCGCAAGGGGtag
- a CDS encoding hypothetical protein, conserved (encoded by transcript PVX_090190A), whose translation MNKLAVEKPTTGMKKSENKKKCVSSVSNPPCSNNIEEGGSEVKMSSKNDSKKKNASTERQSSAKKGNDTKSGGKKSSGGTGSAEAKDKCSLTVSAQVVESAAVPAEGEAEMATQAEAKKDAKGSAKGNRKDAKGSAKENAKDAKGNPKVVKTIAKVVKTIAKDVKTIAKDAKGTAKNAKLNSKDTTLSAKDAKPNAKDAKPNAKDAKLNAKDTKLNAKDTKLNVKDRGAPKPSTSHNAKQKSSGSPPGKNAPVKLSPPKKSNSKEVASAESTSVAAARHSAHAQMNQKETEQINLNRDKKKVSEMGEKRTNKGGRVKSCKARNEEHQSKKQKSNTIKKKKKLSCSVINEIQVRNNIYICKFKNKLNKIRKYFFPIYKYGEASIARNKAVLLKIHMHTCLYCQNGVLCNFVENYTL comes from the coding sequence ATGAACAAATTAGCGGTGGAAAAACCCACAAcgggaatgaaaaaaagtgaaaacaaaaaaaaatgtgtcaGTTCGGTAAGTAATCCCCCATGTAGCAACAACAttgaagaagggggaagcgaagtCAAAATGAGTAGCAAAAACGActcaaagaaaaaaaacgcctcAACTGAAAGGCAGAGTAGCGCTAAGAAGGGAAATGACACCAAAAGCGGTGGTAAGAAATCGTCCGGGGGGACGGGGTCAGCCGAAGCGAAGGATAAGTGTAGTCTCACCGTGAGCGCTCAAGTAGTGGAAAGCGCAGCAGTTCCTgcggagggagaagcggaaatGGCAACACAGGCAGAGGCCAAAAAGGACGCAAAGGGGAGCGCAAAGGGGAACAGAAAAGACGCAAAAGGGAGCGCAAAGGAAAACGCAAAGGATGCGAAGGGAAACCCTAAAGTCGTGAAGACAATCGCAAAGGTCGTGAAGACAATCGCAAAAGACGTGAAGACAATCGCAAAAGACGCGAAAGGAACCGCTAAAAACGCAAAGTTAAACAGTAAAGACACAACGCTAAGCGCTAAGGACGCAAAGCCAAATGCGAAGGACGCAAAGCCGAATGCGAAGGACGCAAAGCTAAACGCGAAGGACACAAAGCTAAACGCGAAGGACACAAAGCTAAACGTCAAAGACAGGGGAGCACCAAAACCCAGCACCAGCCATAACGCAAAACAAAAGTCATCGGGTTCCCCGCCTGGGAAGAATGCCCCTGTGAAATTATCGCCCCCAAAAAAGAGCAACTCAAAGGAAGTAGCAAGTGCAGAATCTACGTCCGTCGCAGCAGCACGCCACTCTGCACATGCACAAATGAACCAAAAGGAAACGGAACAAATTAACTTAAAtcgagataaaaaaaaagtttcggagatgggggaaaaacgcaCCAACAAGGGGGGGCGTGTAAAAAGTTGCAAAGCCAGAAATGAGGAGCATCAgtcaaaaaagcaaaaaagcaacacaataaaaaaaaaaaaaaaattaagctgCTCAGTTATTAACGAAATCCAAGTGAggaacaatatatatatctgcaaatttaaaaacaagCTAAATAAAATTCGCAAATACTTTTTCcctatatataaatacgGCGAAGCTTCCATAGCGCGAAACAAGGCCGTGCTGCTGAAGATTCACATGCACACGTGCCTGTACTGCCAAAACGGGGTTCTATGCAACTTCGTTGAAAATTACACGTTGTAG
- a CDS encoding adapter-related protein complex 4 sigma 1 subunit, putative (encoded by transcript PVX_090195A), which yields MIEFLLMVNKQGQTRLSQYYNSLSIEEKTILEGELIRKCLSRVDYQCSFLQYREYKIIYRRYASLYLIVGVTNQDVNEFAILEMIHNIIEILDKYYENVCELDIMFNIDKTHFIIDEIVCNGEICDMNKSNVLRPILLMDKFSPKM from the exons ATGATCGAGTTCCTGCTTATGGTCAACAAGCAGGGGCAAACGAGGCTAAGCCAGTACTACAACAGCCTCAGCATCGAAGAGAAAACAATCCTCGAGGGGGAACTCATTCGGAAATGCCTGTCGCGAGTCGACTATCAGTGCTCCTTCCTACAGTACAGGGagtacaaaattatttatagaaG ATATGCCAGCCTCTACCTAATCGTCGGAGTGACAAACCAAGATGTAAACGAATTCGCTATACTCGAAATGATTCACAACATTATAGAAATTTTAGATAAGTACTACGAAAATGTGTGCGAACTAGACATCATGTTTAACATTGACAAAACGCATTTTATAATTGACGAAATTGTGTGCAACGGTGAAATATGCGACATGAACAAGTCCAATGTCCTCCGCCCAATTCTGCTAATGGACAAATTCTctccaaaaatgtga
- a CDS encoding hypothetical protein, conserved (encoded by transcript PVX_090200A): MGNKHGKRKNYELCEFQFEKEFQVKFPWNEIVQWGSQDVNVDMTLAGIEKTIEEIKDITTDEETYFKMTQVQCIDPFHFDDDLVMWAQSLLKENRNLRRIRYNLVPRVLSENEFWMRYFSAIKLIVTKNAFEGEQGGGGIPGT; the protein is encoded by the exons ATGGGGAACAAACAcggaaagaggaaaaactaCGAGTTATGTGAATTTCAATTTGAGAAAG aGTTCCAAGTGAAGTTCCCCTGGAACGAAATCGTCCAGTGGGGCAGCCAAGATGTGAACGTAGACATGACGCTCGCGGGCATCGAAAAAACaatagaagaaataaaagacaTAACGACAGATGAGGAGACCTATTTTAAGATGACCCAAGTGCAATGCATTGATCCCTTTCACTTTGATGACGACTTGGTCATGTGGGCACAATCCCTTTTGAAGGAAAATAGGAACTTGCGAAGAATTCGGTACAACCTGGTTCCGAGGGTCCTTAGCGAAAACGAGTTTTGGATGCGCTACTTCTCGGCCATAAAGCTCATCGTTACGAAAAATGCCTTTGAGGGGGAGCAGGGTGGGGGTGGTATTCCCGGGACGTGA
- a CDS encoding hypothetical protein, conserved (encoded by transcript PVX_090205A), protein MKKMKRQQKKMNRRMDVQDMGDEEIISERRPKKKKARKDGDDTPRVTYISEDEHDEHDEHDEHDEHDWHDDHGEHDEHSHGGHHSEDAEDGFVDEYALRKNSKRGKKGKGKGRRTKEPNKSEKKSSLKGAKKKKGRGSYTDDLAEHETTWENKKRRRSAEGDNHDEQEDDEEYEPKRKVPRKDMDDDYEHNTDYEKSLKNKSTGKKKKNHHDDSSTGDEIEEKKHELQELNEVVSELSSKKDLLQNAEDHMEELLKTIHSLETKK, encoded by the coding sequence atgaaaaaaatgaaaagacaacaaaaaaagatgaacCGAAGAATGGATGTCCAGGACATGGGAGATGAAGAGATAATCAGTGAGAGACGTcccaagaagaaaaaggcgaGGAAAGACGGCGACGACACGCCCAGGGTTACTTACATATCGGAGGATGAGCATGATGAGCATGATGAGCATGATGAGCATGATGAGCACGACTGGCACGACGATCATGGTGAACATGACGAGCACAGCCACGGGGGCCACCACAGCGAGGACGCGGAGGACGGCTTCGTCGACGAATACGCGTTGagaaaaaacagcaaaaggggaaaaaagggaaaaggaaaagggagacgCACAAAAGAGCCAAacaaaagcgaaaaaaagagctCACTaaaaggggcgaaaaaaaaaaaaggacgagGCAGTTATACGGATGACCTGGCGGAGCACGAAACCActtgggaaaataaaaaaagaagacgaTCAGCAGAAGGTGACAATCATGACGAGcaggaggacgacgaggagTATGAACCCAAAAGGAAAGTCCCGCGCAAAGACATGGACGACGATTACGAACACAACACGGATTATGAAAAATCGctgaaaaacaaaagcacaggaaaaaaaaaaaaaaatcaccacGATGACAGCAGCACGGGAGACgaaatagaagaaaaaaaacacgagTTGCAGGAGCTCAACGAGGTGGTCAGTGAGCTGTCCTCCAAAAAGGATCTCCTCCAAAATGCAGAAGACCACATGGAGGAGTTGCTGAAGACGATTCACTCGCTCGAGACGAAGAAGTAG